A window from Nitrospira sp. ND1 encodes these proteins:
- a CDS encoding glycosyltransferase family 4 protein, with product MSKVLLISNDVIGMQMAGPGIRTWELAKLLATEHTVTLLTPTRTDLQHPRISTQVSTQDCVRACADMHDVVIGQGQILSRYPFLLGHSIVKVVDLYDPSPVGYLETTQPHTIKGQLESHHALVREHYNYLRAGDVFLCASERQWDFWAGMLMAAGRINPVVYRSDRMLRSLLIVAPFGVPARAPGHRRRVLKGVWPGIDPDDVVLLWGGGLWEWFDPMMAVEAMSIVGRRRTDIKLFFMGVKRPNASVTTSHTADQTIALAEQLGVANRLVFFNDWVAYEDRENFLLEADLGLNIHRDNLETRFSFRTRMMDYFWAGLPIITTEGDPLSDLVKQNQLGLTVPCGDAEALAHAILRAADDQATRQTWKLNCLATAKEFSWDRVFEPVVAWCRSPIQARDKEYTDVWNSCVGDSGSWPKHAWEYYLQRALHHYRVTGMRGLATRVISWSCGR from the coding sequence GTGAGTAAGGTGCTCCTCATCAGCAATGATGTCATCGGCATGCAGATGGCTGGACCCGGTATTCGGACCTGGGAGCTCGCAAAGCTGCTTGCGACTGAGCACACGGTGACGTTATTAACTCCAACCCGAACCGATCTTCAACATCCGAGAATATCCACGCAGGTGTCGACGCAGGATTGCGTGCGAGCCTGTGCCGACATGCATGACGTCGTGATTGGCCAAGGACAAATACTCAGTCGATATCCATTCTTGCTGGGCCATTCGATTGTAAAAGTCGTCGATTTATACGATCCGTCGCCGGTCGGATACTTAGAGACAACTCAGCCTCATACGATCAAGGGTCAGCTGGAAAGTCACCATGCGTTGGTCCGGGAGCATTACAATTATTTGCGTGCCGGTGATGTCTTTCTCTGCGCAAGCGAGAGGCAATGGGATTTTTGGGCCGGCATGCTGATGGCGGCCGGAAGAATTAATCCAGTCGTCTATCGAAGCGATCGGATGCTTCGTAGCCTGTTGATAGTGGCGCCTTTCGGTGTTCCTGCTCGGGCTCCTGGGCATCGGCGGCGAGTTCTAAAAGGTGTGTGGCCGGGAATCGATCCTGATGATGTCGTCCTGTTGTGGGGAGGAGGACTCTGGGAATGGTTTGATCCCATGATGGCAGTGGAGGCGATGAGCATCGTCGGTCGCCGGCGAACCGACATCAAGCTGTTCTTTATGGGAGTCAAGCGACCGAATGCCAGCGTGACGACCTCTCATACTGCCGATCAAACCATCGCGTTAGCCGAACAGTTAGGCGTTGCGAATCGTCTGGTGTTTTTCAACGATTGGGTGGCATACGAGGATAGGGAAAATTTTCTGCTGGAAGCCGATCTGGGATTGAATATCCATCGGGACAACCTGGAGACTCGATTTTCGTTTCGGACACGCATGATGGATTACTTCTGGGCAGGACTTCCCATCATTACTACAGAAGGCGATCCGCTGAGTGACCTGGTGAAGCAAAACCAGCTTGGGTTGACCGTGCCTTGCGGAGATGCCGAGGCGCTTGCTCATGCGATTCTGCGCGCAGCAGATGACCAGGCAACCAGGCAAACGTGGAAACTCAATTGCCTCGCGACAGCGAAAGAGTTTTCTTGGGACCGCGTATTTGAACCCGTCGTCGCCTGGTGTCGTTCACCGATCCAGGCACGAGATAAAGAATACACGGACGTATGGAATTCCTGTGTGGGCGACTCCGGAAGCTGGCCGAAGCATGCGTGGGAGTATTACCTGCAACGAGCCCTTCATCATTACCGTGTGACTGGAATGAGAGGTCTCGCGACTCGTGTCATTTCATGGTCGTGTGGAAGATGA
- a CDS encoding glycosyltransferase family 4 protein — MTVTYFSKSSIIGPSSRYRVFQFLPHFQAAGIDCHVDALFGETYFSILKVRSCALRTLLKIPYALVCFLQRLWTLLTLGRRDLIVIEGQLFPYAPPLAERLLRWCRYRVAIEMDDAIYLTPGHEQKLPALLSMATGAIVGNARLAAYATQFSSRVCVVPTVVDTERFKPDSTRSIGSSAQNSEAITIVWIGLAYNLKYLDVLAPALRALQPTFHLTLRVVCSQPPYMPGVEIDFRSWDFQREVADLQDATIGVMPLEDTEWARGKCGLKLLQYLAVGVPAVASPVGVNRDIIVNGENGFLASTEQDWYERLDALCRQPQLRARMGQAGRRTVEERYSLAVWGPRLAEVYRTLAENEHLNVVPQAVYSPVPGHDRSTGTR, encoded by the coding sequence ATGACGGTCACGTATTTCTCGAAAAGCTCCATCATCGGCCCCAGCAGTCGCTACCGCGTCTTTCAATTCCTGCCTCATTTCCAAGCGGCAGGGATCGACTGTCACGTGGATGCCCTGTTTGGAGAGACCTACTTCTCGATTCTTAAAGTGCGATCGTGCGCGCTGCGGACCCTGCTGAAGATTCCCTATGCGCTCGTATGTTTTCTTCAACGACTTTGGACGTTGTTGACCCTGGGCAGGCGGGACTTGATCGTGATCGAGGGGCAGCTCTTTCCTTATGCGCCTCCTCTCGCTGAACGGCTGCTGCGCTGGTGCCGATATCGAGTGGCGATCGAAATGGATGATGCGATTTATCTGACGCCCGGGCATGAGCAGAAGTTGCCCGCGCTGCTCTCAATGGCCACAGGCGCCATCGTCGGGAATGCCCGGCTGGCCGCCTATGCGACGCAGTTTTCGTCGCGAGTCTGTGTCGTTCCCACAGTCGTCGATACCGAACGATTCAAGCCGGATTCGACAAGATCCATCGGTTCATCTGCACAGAACTCCGAGGCCATCACGATCGTGTGGATAGGCCTGGCATATAACCTGAAATATCTGGATGTGCTGGCGCCGGCCCTCCGCGCGTTGCAACCAACGTTTCACCTGACACTCCGTGTGGTCTGTTCACAGCCGCCGTACATGCCGGGTGTCGAGATTGATTTCAGGTCTTGGGATTTTCAGCGGGAGGTGGCAGATCTGCAAGATGCCACGATCGGCGTGATGCCGCTTGAGGACACCGAGTGGGCCCGGGGCAAGTGCGGCTTGAAGCTCCTACAGTACCTTGCGGTGGGGGTGCCCGCGGTGGCCTCACCCGTCGGAGTGAATCGCGACATCATTGTGAACGGAGAGAACGGGTTTCTTGCCTCCACCGAGCAAGACTGGTATGAGCGCCTCGACGCACTCTGCCGGCAACCGCAGTTGCGCGCTCGAATGGGGCAGGCCGGACGTCGGACCGTGGAGGAGCGGTACTCCCTCGCGGTGTGGGGGCCCCGGCTTGCCGAGGTGTACCGGACATTGGCAGAGAATGAGCATTTGAATGTGGTGCCCCAGGCAGTTTACAGCCCTGTGCCCGGCCACGATCGCTCGACAGGAACTCGATGA
- a CDS encoding MraY family glycosyltransferase: MILLTLTFVVAMLLSIYGVPIARLAALKFGIVDNPDGRLKHQREPVPYLGGLAIYLAFLVSLAFTFEFRQDVLGIVLSGTLIVMLGLIDDFGVLSPGTKLAGQFLAVFVLIKSGIRIEIASLPDWVDIVLTVFWMIGIINAFNLLDIMDGLSAGVGVISAAFLCVVAILNGDQAIAFMLAALMGSLLGFLRYNWRPASIYMGDSGAMFIGLMLGALSMIGKYTTGHSVSLLTPVLILGMPIFDTLFVMYIRFLRGLPVFLGSPDHLAIRLRHWGLSVTQVVLLSYLGAALLGGIGLLVMAVPQDLAVVLSGVTVLCLAVAAVALTRVNVSTGTVAVSTEAVPARSTERTGVV, from the coding sequence ATGATTCTGCTCACGCTGACATTTGTGGTCGCGATGCTCCTCTCGATCTACGGCGTGCCGATCGCGCGTCTCGCGGCCCTGAAATTCGGAATCGTCGACAACCCGGACGGCCGGCTGAAGCATCAGCGCGAGCCGGTTCCTTATCTGGGTGGGCTGGCCATCTATCTCGCGTTTCTCGTGAGCCTGGCCTTTACCTTCGAGTTCAGGCAGGACGTGCTCGGTATCGTGCTCTCCGGGACGCTGATCGTCATGCTGGGGCTGATCGACGATTTCGGGGTGCTGTCGCCGGGAACCAAACTCGCGGGCCAGTTCCTGGCGGTGTTTGTGTTGATCAAGAGCGGCATCCGCATCGAAATCGCATCTTTGCCGGATTGGGTCGATATCGTGCTGACGGTGTTCTGGATGATCGGCATCATCAATGCGTTCAACCTGCTGGATATCATGGACGGGTTGTCGGCCGGTGTGGGCGTCATCAGTGCCGCCTTTCTGTGCGTGGTGGCGATTCTGAATGGCGATCAGGCGATCGCGTTCATGCTGGCGGCGCTCATGGGGAGCCTGCTCGGCTTCCTTCGATACAACTGGCGACCGGCTTCGATTTATATGGGCGATTCCGGTGCGATGTTCATCGGTCTGATGCTGGGCGCCCTGTCGATGATCGGCAAATACACCACCGGCCATTCCGTCTCGCTGCTGACCCCGGTGTTGATCCTGGGCATGCCCATTTTCGATACCCTGTTCGTCATGTACATCCGGTTCTTGCGCGGGCTGCCGGTGTTTCTCGGCAGTCCTGATCATCTTGCGATTCGTTTGCGGCATTGGGGGCTTTCGGTGACGCAGGTCGTCCTGCTCAGTTATCTCGGCGCGGCGTTATTGGGGGGGATCGGTCTGCTGGTCATGGCGGTGCCGCAGGATCTTGCCGTAGTGCTCAGCGGTGTCACGGTGTTGTGCCTGGCCGTGGCCGCCGTGGCCCTGACGCGTGTGAATGTCTCGACGGGAACCGTCGCCGTGAGTACCGAGGCGGTCCCGGCACGTTCGACAGAAAGGACCGGCGTAGTATGA
- a CDS encoding NAD(P)/FAD-dependent oxidoreductase, with amino-acid sequence MILIVGAGLAGLSAAYHLRGMPYKILEREREVGGLCRSYVKDGFTFDYTGHLLHFRQTAIKALVESLLPDQLQRHARKSYVYSHDTYTEYPFQVNTHGLPPEVVRECLLGFIATLSNPSSKSPAESRSFKQWIVESLGEGIAKHFMVPFNEKLWQVPLDELTSDWVSWLVPKPDVKDVVNGALGIKDKAFGYNPSFQYPATGGIKVLPEAFLPSVENLSYDSELVEIETGRRRAVFRSAQGEWTEAYDRIVSTVPLPDLVRRCVDLPASLRELAASLRWVSVYNVNLAVARERISDKHWIYFPEHRYSFYRAGFPMNFSQSMGQPGCSSLYVEISHQPTERESDAALIERVRRGLEQAGVLQRSDEVVMSDVKDLYYAYVLFDRYRGRAVQELLAELERRGISSIGRYGLWEHTSMEDAIAQGQQAAARLRMKAAA; translated from the coding sequence ATGATTTTAATCGTCGGGGCTGGATTGGCGGGGCTCAGCGCGGCCTATCACCTGCGCGGGATGCCCTACAAGATTCTGGAGCGGGAGCGTGAGGTCGGAGGGCTCTGCCGTTCGTACGTGAAAGACGGTTTCACCTTCGACTATACGGGACACCTGCTTCACTTCCGGCAGACCGCAATCAAGGCGCTGGTCGAGAGCCTGCTCCCGGACCAACTTCAGCGGCATGCCCGTAAATCCTACGTCTATTCCCATGACACCTATACCGAGTATCCGTTTCAGGTGAATACGCATGGCCTCCCGCCGGAGGTGGTGCGGGAATGTCTCTTGGGGTTCATCGCCACGCTGTCGAATCCGTCGTCCAAGTCTCCGGCGGAGAGCCGGTCGTTCAAACAATGGATCGTCGAGAGCCTGGGCGAGGGTATTGCGAAACATTTCATGGTCCCCTTTAACGAGAAGCTCTGGCAGGTGCCGCTGGATGAGCTCACGTCCGACTGGGTGTCGTGGCTGGTGCCCAAGCCGGATGTGAAGGATGTCGTCAATGGCGCCTTGGGAATCAAGGACAAGGCCTTCGGCTACAATCCGTCGTTTCAGTATCCCGCCACCGGCGGCATCAAAGTTCTGCCGGAAGCCTTTCTCCCGTCGGTCGAGAACTTATCGTACGATTCGGAATTGGTAGAAATCGAGACGGGCAGGCGGCGAGCGGTATTTCGCAGCGCACAGGGCGAATGGACGGAAGCCTATGACCGGATCGTGTCGACGGTCCCCCTGCCTGATCTGGTGCGGCGTTGTGTGGATCTCCCGGCATCGCTGCGGGAATTGGCTGCGTCGCTGCGATGGGTCTCGGTGTATAACGTGAATCTGGCCGTCGCCCGTGAGCGCATTTCCGATAAGCATTGGATCTATTTTCCTGAGCACCGCTATTCGTTCTATCGCGCCGGGTTTCCGATGAATTTTTCTCAGTCCATGGGGCAACCCGGGTGCAGTTCCCTCTACGTGGAAATCTCGCACCAGCCGACCGAGCGGGAATCCGACGCCGCGCTCATCGAGCGAGTCCGGCGGGGGTTGGAGCAGGCGGGGGTGCTCCAGCGGAGCGACGAGGTGGTGATGTCGGATGTGAAGGATCTCTATTACGCGTATGTCTTGTTCGACCGGTATCGGGGCCGTGCGGTGCAAGAGCTGCTGGCCGAGTTGGAGCGACGCGGGATCTCGTCGATCGGGCGGTACGGATTGTGGGAACATACGTCGATGGAGGACGCGATTGCCCAGGGGCAACAGGCGGCTGCGCGGTTACGGATGAAGGCCGCGGCCTGA
- a CDS encoding glycosyltransferase family 4 protein: MHVVCHVITKLELGGAQEVAMQVVSGLDRRRFRPVLLAGPGGLLTDEAHALEGVEVRTIPSLLREIRPLHDVRALWELVGTFRRLRPKIVHTHSSKAGILGRLAAWLAGVPCILHTIHGYGVTPAQPFWQQKALIALERMVGRITTHWVAVSQADRRQGIEWGLFTASKVSVVRPGIDPTAFAARIESPERDRLRAMLGVAPDQLLVGTVSCLKPQKSPEDFVRVAALVCQRVPAARCVLVGDGALRPKVEALLLEQGLQDRVTLLGWRRDVAALLKAFDVFVLTSQWEGLPCAILEARASRIPIVATRVGGAAEAIVEGIQGTLCPAGDVRAMAERVCQILEDERFRVDLRTGTQELPEEFTIQETLKQYQSLYAYLLHATRPSEDVMKLQPNRL, translated from the coding sequence ATGCATGTAGTCTGTCACGTCATTACGAAACTGGAGTTGGGCGGCGCGCAGGAAGTGGCGATGCAGGTCGTGTCGGGCCTGGACCGGAGACGATTTCGGCCGGTGCTTCTTGCAGGGCCGGGTGGGCTGCTGACCGACGAGGCGCATGCGCTGGAAGGTGTCGAGGTTCGCACGATCCCGTCGCTCCTTCGTGAGATTCGTCCCCTCCATGACGTGCGCGCCCTATGGGAACTGGTCGGGACGTTTCGACGCCTCAGGCCAAAGATTGTGCACACCCACAGTTCAAAAGCTGGTATCCTAGGGCGGTTAGCCGCCTGGCTCGCCGGTGTCCCCTGCATCCTGCACACGATACACGGGTACGGCGTGACGCCCGCGCAGCCGTTCTGGCAACAAAAAGCATTGATCGCACTGGAACGGATGGTCGGTCGGATTACCACCCATTGGGTTGCGGTGTCGCAGGCCGACCGCCGGCAAGGCATCGAGTGGGGTCTCTTTACCGCGTCCAAGGTCTCGGTGGTGAGGCCGGGAATCGATCCGACAGCCTTTGCGGCTCGTATTGAATCGCCGGAACGTGACCGTCTTCGGGCCATGCTGGGAGTGGCCCCTGATCAGCTACTGGTGGGAACGGTCTCGTGCTTGAAACCGCAAAAATCTCCCGAGGACTTTGTCCGCGTTGCTGCGCTGGTGTGTCAGCGTGTTCCCGCAGCTCGTTGTGTGCTCGTCGGCGACGGAGCCTTGCGGCCGAAAGTCGAAGCGTTGTTGCTGGAACAGGGGCTTCAGGATCGTGTGACCCTGCTTGGCTGGCGCCGCGATGTGGCTGCGTTGCTGAAAGCCTTCGATGTGTTCGTCCTGACGTCTCAATGGGAAGGGTTGCCCTGTGCCATCCTGGAGGCCAGAGCCAGCCGGATTCCGATCGTGGCCACGCGAGTAGGCGGCGCCGCTGAGGCGATCGTCGAGGGCATTCAAGGGACGCTCTGTCCGGCCGGCGACGTGCGGGCTATGGCTGAACGGGTCTGTCAGATTTTGGAAGACGAGCGCTTTCGCGTCGACCTCCGGACGGGTACGCAGGAACTCCCGGAGGAGTTTACGATTCAAGAGACGCTCAAACAGTACCAGTCGCTCTATGCCTATCTTCTGCATGCCACGCGTCCGAGTGAAGATGTCATGAAGTTGCAGCCCAATCGACTGTAG